The sequence below is a genomic window from Acidobacteriota bacterium.
GGTAGATCGGCGACCGGGTCACACACGTATTATGGCGTTTCGACGAGCCCATCATGGTTGACCCGGTTCACTCCAGGCGCAGCGCGATCGCGGCGAATCGAGCGAGCGGCGCGCTCGCCGACGATCCTCTCTGGTACCGCGACGCGGTCATCTACCAGGTGCACGTGCGCGCATTCCTCGACACGAGCGGCGACGGCGTCGGCGACTTCGCCGGCCTCACGCAGAAGCTCGACTACATCCAGTCGCTGGGCGTGTCGGCGATCTGGCTCTTACCGTTCTACCCGTCGCCGCTCAGGGACGACGGCTACGACATCGCCGACTACGAAGGCGTGCACCCGCAGTACGGCACCCGCCGCGACTTCCTCGCCTTCCTGAACGCCGCGCACGAGCGGGGCCTCCGCGTGATCACCGAGCTCGTGATCAACCACACGTCCGATCAGCACCCGTGGTTCCAGGCGGCGAGACGCGCCCCCGCCGGCAGCTCGAAGCGGAACTTCTACGTGTGGAGCGACACGGACCAGAAGTACGCGAACGTCCCGATCGTCTTCAAGGACACCGAGCCCTCGAACTGGAGCTGGGATCCGGTGGCCGGTCAGTACTACTGGCACCGGTTCTTCCGGCATCAGCCCGACCTGAACTTCGACAACCCCGTCGTCGCGCGCGCCGTCCTGAAGGTCATGCGCTTCTGGCTCGACATGGGCGTCGACGGCATGCGCCTCGACGCCGTGCCGTATCTGGTCGAGCGCGAGGGCACGCAGTGCGCCAACCTGCCGGAAACGCACGCGATCCTCAAGCTCTTCCGCCGGGAGATGGACGCACGCCATCGCAACCGGATGCTCCTCGCCGAAGCCAACCAGTGGCCGTCGGACGTGCGCGCGTACTTCGGCGACGGGGACGAATGCCACATGGCCTTCCACTTCCCGCTGATGCCGCGGCTCTACATGGCCCTGCGGCAGGAGGATCGCCATCCGCTGTCCGAGATCCTCTACCAGATGCCCGATCTGCCCGAGGGCTGCCAGTGGGCCATCTTCCTGCGCAACCACGACGAGCTGACGCTCGAGATGGTGAGCGACGAAGAGCGCGACTACATGTACGAGGCCTACGCGGCGGATCCGATGATGCGGCTGAACGCCGGCATTCGCCGGCGCCTCGCGCCGTTGATGGAGAACAGCCGGCCGCGCATCGAGCTGATGACCGGGCTGCTGCTGTCCATGCCCGGCACGCCGGTCATCTATTACGGCGACGAGCTCGGGATGGGCGACAACGTGTATCTCGGCGACCGCAACGGCGTGCGGACGCCGATGCAGTGGAGCGCCGATCGAAACGGCGGCTTCTCACGCGCGGATCCGGCCAGGCTGTACCTGCCGACGATCATGGATCCGGTGTACGGCTTCCAATCGGTGAACGTCGAGGCGCAGGAGCGATCGTCGCACTCGCTGTTGAACTGGATGCGCCGGATCATCACGCTCCGGCAGCGCCACGTGACGTTCGGGCGCGGCGCGATGGAGCTGCTCCGGCCGGAGAACCGCCGGATCTTCGCGTTCCTCCGGCGCCATCAGGCCGAGGATCCCATCCTCGTCGTCGCCAACCTGTCGCGGACGGTGCAGCCGGTCACGCTCGATCTCTCCTCGCTCGCGGGCCTGTTTCCGATCGAGATGTTCGGCGGCGTGGAGCTGCCGCGGATCGGGACGGCGCTCTACCCGCTCACGCTCGGGCCGCACGGGTTCTACTGGCTGCGGCTCCAGAAGGAGCCGCCGGTCGATCACACGAGCCGGCCGAGGCCCGTTCCGGAACCCGATCCCGACCAGGCGCCGCTGCTCCTCGGCCCGGAGTGGTACCGGATGCTCGACGGCAGCGTGCGCCAGACGCTCGAGCGCCGGCATCTCCGCCGGTTCCTGGCGCGCCAGCCGTGGTTCTTCACGCCAGCCGCGGAGCTGACGGCGATCGCGATCGACGACTGGGGCACGGTGCGTGCCGGCGACGAGCCGGTGCTGATCACCATGGTCTCGGCGATGTTCGGCGACGGCACCACCGCGCGCTACTGCCTGCCGCTCGCCGTCACGGGCGGCAGCCGCGCCGACGACATCCTGCGCGAGTCGCCGGAAGCGGTGCTGGTCCCGGTCGCGGGCGCGCGCAAGGGCGTGCTGCACGCGCGCGTCGACGGCCGGCTCGGCGCGGCGATGCTCGACGTCGTGCTCGGCGATCGCGTCGTGCGGCTGCGGCGCGGCAGCCTGCGCGGCCGGCGCCTGCCGGCCGCCGATCGGCTCGGCGTCCCGACGTCCGCCGATCAGTTGCCATCCGCGCCGCGCGATCAGGAACGGTTCCCCTCCTGCGCGTTCTTCGGCGAGCGGCTGACGATCAAGATCCTCCGCCGCGTCTGGAACGATGCGAGCCCCGAGGGCGAGCTGGAAGGTTTCGTCGCCGTCCATCCGCACTTCCCCCGCGTCCCGACGCCGCTCGCCGTCCTGGAATACGAGGACGACCACGGCCAAACCAGCCAGGCGGCGCTCGCCTTCGAGTTCGTGGCGCACCAGACGACCGCCTGGCGCCACACGCTCGATGAGCTGTCTCGCACCGCCGATCAGGCCGCGACGCACGTCCCGCCCCCGGGCGGGCCCGAGCGCGTCGACACGCTCTGGGCGTGGGCGCTCCCGCCGGACGTCGAGCAGATGGTCGGCGCCTACGCGCGCGTCGCGGCGCGTCTCGGCCAACGCGTCGCGGATCTGCACCGCGCGCTGACGAGCCCGGATGCGCGTGCGGCGTTCGGCAGCGACCGCTGGGACAGCGAGCAGGTCGCGGCGCTCGAAGCCCGCATCCTCGGCCACTGGCAGCGGCTCCTCCGAGACTGGCCCCGCCAAAGCGCACTCCGGGATGGCGCCCGCGCCGCGCTCGCCCGTCTGGAAGCGAAGCAGGAGCTCGTCGCCACGCTCGTGCGCGCCGCGCGCGAGCAGGCGCCGCCGACCGTCGACGTGGCCCGCACCCACGGCAACCTCGACCTCACGCAGGTGCTCATCTACGAAAGCGACGTGTCCTTCATCGGGTTCGAAGGGGACGCGCGCGTTCCGCCGAAGGATCGCCGCCGGCTGCGATCGGTGGTGGAAGACGTCGCCGGCATGGTGTGGTCGATTCAGAATGCCGGCGAACACGCGCTCGCCAGCCGGCGAGCGGGCTCGCCGCAGGACCAGGACCGTGTCGAACGCTGGGTTCGGTGGTGGGTCGCCGGCAGCGTCGGTACGTTCCTGCGGGCCTACGCCGATGCGATGACCGACAGCCCGTTCCTGCCCGCGCCCGCGCCGAGCCGCGTCGCGCTGCTCAGGCTGTTCCTCCTCGAACGGGCGTTTCGCGAGCTGGCCGACGCCGTGACGTCTGCGGGGGGATGGGTGGAGACGCTGGCGGTCAGCGCGAGCCGGCTGATCGAACCGTCCGACAGCTCAGCGTCGCCGCCGTCTCTGCAGATTCCGCAATGAAGCGGAATCGTTTCTGCTGGCGGGTTCCAGGACTTCGAGGTCAGTACATGGCTTCTGGCCTCTCGGCATTTCCGACGAGGCACACCGGCCGGAGATTCGGCCGAAAGACTTGGTCTCCCTGTGAGATCGACGGAGCGCCGGCGCACGCGAGCGCGGCGCGCGCCGCCATCGACTCGGAGCGTTGCCGTGGCTCGAGACGCTCTACTCGGTCGCGACGACCTGATCAGAGGCGGCGAGCGCGGCTTTCAACGTGTGCCAGGGCAGGCTCGCGCACTTGATCCGGATCGGGAACTCCCGCACGCCGCCGAGCACGGTCAGCTTGCCGAGCGACTCGTCGCCGGCGGCCGTGTCGAGCGGCGCGGTGATCATCGCGGTGAACCGCTCGAAGAGGTCGGCGACTTCCGCCACCGTCCGGCCGCGCACGGCCTCGGTCATCAGCGACGCCGACGCGCGCGAGATCGCGCACCCGGCGCCCTCGAACCTGACGTCGGCAATCCGATCGCCGTCCATGCGGAGCGACACGCCGACGCGATCTCCGCAGAGGGGATTGTGCCCGCGAGCCTGCCGATCGGGATGCTCCAGCGCCCCGTAGTTCCTCGGGCGTCGGTTGTGGTCGAGGATGACCTCCTGGTAGAGGTCGGCCAAGTCGGACATGCGATCGCTCAGAAGAAGCCGAGCTGCAGCTTCGCCGCTTCGGACATCCGGTCCTTCGTCCAGGGCGGATCCCAGACGACGTCCACCCAGGCATCGGTCACGCCAGGCAGCGCCTTGATCTTGTAGCGGACCTCGCTCGGCAGTTGCTGCGCCGAGGGGCACGCCGGGCTCGTCAGCGTCATCCGGACGAGCACGCGGCGTTCGGCATCGGCGACGATGTCGTAGATCAACCCCAGCTCGTAGATGTCGACCGGGATCTCCGGGTCGTACACCGTCCGGGTGGCGTCGACGACGAGCGGCTGCAGCTCCGCGGTCACGGCGGCATCCGGCTCGCCGATCTGGAAGCCGGTCGCGGGCGCGGGCGGCGGCTCGGTCAGCGCGCCGACGTCGAGCGCGTCGTCCGCGGCGGCCGGCACCGGGTCTGGCGGCGCCGGCGCTGCCGAAGGCGCCGCGTTCGCCCCCGCGTCTCTGAAGAAGGAGAACAAACCCATCTCGTCACCCCAAGAGCGTGCGCACACGATCGAGGCCCGCCGCGAGCGCGTCGATCTCCGCCGCGGTGTTGTACATCGCCAGCGAGGCGCGGGCCGTCGCCGGAATCCCGAAGCGGTCCATGACCGGCTGCGCGCAGTGATGGCCGGTGCGGATCGCGATACCCTCGCGATCGAGCACCGTGCCGATGTCGTGCGGATGGATGCCATCCATCACGAACGACACGACGGCGCTCTTCCGCGCAGCGGTTCCGACGAGGGTCACGCCGGGCATCGACGACAGCGCCCCGGTCGCGCGGTCGAGCAGGGCCGCTTCGTGCGCGGCGATCGCGGGCAGGCCGACCCCGCCGAGATACTCGAGCGCGGCCCGCAGGCCGATCGCGCCCGCGATGTTCGGCGTGCCCGCCTCGAACTTGTACGGCAGGTCGTTCCAGGTGCTCTCCTCGAACGACACGCTGCGGATCATGTCGCCGCCGCCGAGAAAGGGCGGCATGGCGTCGAGCAGCGCCTCCCGGCCGTACAGCACGCCGATGCCGGTGGGCCCGTACACCTTGTGGCCGGTGAACACGTAGAAATCGGCGTCGAGCGCGCGCACGTCCACCGGCATGTGATGGACGGCTTGCGAGCCGTCCACGAGCACCCGCGCGCCCGCGTCATGGGCGCGCCGCACGATCTCGGCGACCGGGTTCACCGTGCCGAGCGCATTGGAGACGTGCACGACGGCGACGAGGCGCGTGCGCTCGTTCAGCAACAGCTCGAACTGCTCCCAGATCAGCTCGCCGCGATCGTCGATCGGAATCACCCGCAGCGTGGCACCGGCCCGCGCGCAGGCGAGCTGCCACGGCACGATGTTCGAGTGGTGCTCCATCGCCGAGATCAGCACCTCGTCGCCGGCGCGCAGGCTGTCGTCGCCCCACGCGCGCGCCACCAGGTTGATGGCTTCCGTGGCGTTCCGCGTGAAGACGATCTCGCGCTCCGACCTGGCGTTGAGGAAGACCCGCACGGCCTCGCGCGCCGCCTCGTAGGCCACCGTTGCGCGTTCGCTGAGCGTGTGCACGCCGCGGTGGACGTTCGCGTTGTCCTGCCGGTAGTACTGCTGCAGGGCGTCGAGCACCACCTGCGGCTTCTGCGTCGTCGCGGCGTTGTCGAGGTACACGAGCGGCTTGCCGTGCACCTGCTGGTGCAGCGCCGGGAAGTCGGCCCTGAGGGCCGCGACGTCCAGGGCCGTGGCGGAGGGCGTCATGGCTCCTCGATCGACAGCTTCCGGTCGACCAGGTGCATGGCCAGCTCGCGGACGGCCGGCACGGCGATGCCGTCCAGCACCTCGCCGGCGAACGCGTGGATCAGCATCACGCGCGCCGCCGGCTCGCTGACGCCGCGCGCCCGCAGATAGAACATCGCGTCCTCGTCGAGCTGGCCGATCGCCGCGCCGTGCGTGCACTTCACGTCGTCGGCGAAGATCTCGAGCTGCGGCTTCGTGTTGATCTGCGCCTCGTCGGTCAGGAGCAGCGCGCGGTTCGTCTGCTTGGCGTCCGTCTTCTGCGCGTCGGGCCGGACGAGGATCTTGCCGTTGAAGACCGCCCGGGCCCGGCCGCCGAGAATGCCCTTGTACACCTCGTGGCTCGGACAGTGCGGCTTCGCGTGATCGATGGTCGTATGGGTGTCGACCAGGCTGTCGCCGGTCGCGAGGTACAGGCCGTTGAGCGTGCACTCCGCGCCTTCGCCGCCGAGCACCGCGCTGATGTCGTTGCGCGCGATGCGGCCGCCGAACGTCAGCGCCTGCGACGTGAACGTGCTCGCCCGGTCGAGCCAGACGGCCAGGTTGCCGAGGTGAAACGCCTCATCGCCCTCTCGCTGGAGCCGCACGTGACGGACGATCGCGCCCGCGTCCAGGTGCACCTGCGTCACCGCGCTCGTCAGCGTCGTCCCCTGGCCGATCCCGGCGTACGTCTCGACGATGCTGACCTCCGCCGCTTCGCCGACGTGGATCAGGATCCGCGGCAGCACGTAGGCCGGACGCGCACCGCCGGCGGAGACGGCGATCACGTGGATGGGCCGGCCGACAACGGCGCCGGGCGCCACGCGCAGGGCGATCGCGTCCTCGAACAGGGCATCGTTCAGGTCGACGAAGGCGTTGGACGACGGTTCGGCCGTCACGTGCCCGTGATCGCCGCGGGCCAGCGCGCCGGTGTCTTCCACGATCTCGCCGCCATCCGCCAGGGTGCGCACGGACACGGCCGGCTCCAGCGCCTGCAGCGAGCACAGCGACCTGATCACGCGGCCGTTGACGACGACGATCTCCGCGCCGGCTCCCTCGAAGAGATGGGGCGCGAGGTCGGCGCGCGTGAGGGCCGGCTCGGGCGCGCGGACGAACGACTCGGCGGCGATCGGCGCCACGTTGGTGAAGCGCCATTCCTCGTCGCGGGTCGTCGGCATGCCGCGTTCGAGGAAGCGATCGAATGCGCGCTCGCGCCGGCGCTGCAGCCACTCCGGGCCGAACGCGGGCGCGCGGCGGAACGCCTCGAACTCGGCGGCGAACGCGCCGACGCGGTCTGCGACCTGCGGCATGGCTAGGCGACCCCCACGTTCTCGCGCTCGATCCAGCCGTAGCCCTTCGCTTCGAGCTCGAGCGCGAGCTCCTTGCCGCCCGATCGGACGATCCGGCCGTCGGTGAGCACGTGGACGATGTCGGGCACGATGTAGTTCAGCAGGCGCTGATAATGGGTCACGAGGATCATCGCGCGCTCGGGGCTGCGCAGCGCGTTGACGCCGTTCGCCACGATCCGGAGCGCGTCGATGTCGAGACCCGAGTCGGTCTCGTCGAGCACGGCCAGCCGCGGTTGGAGCACCGCCATCTGGAAGATCTCGTTGCGCTTCTTCTCGCCGCCGGAGAACCCCTCGTTCACGGCGCGGCTGAGCATCGCCGGATCCATCTCGAGCAGCTTCGACTTCTCCCGCGCGAGCTGCATGAACTCCACGGCGTCGAGCTCGGGCTGGCCGTGGTACTTGCGCACGGCGTTCAGCGCCGCCTTGAGGAAGTAGCTGTTGTTGATGCCGGTGATCTCGACCGGGTACTGGAACGCCATGAACAGGCCCTCACAGGCCCGCACCTCCGGCGCCATCTCCAGCAGATCCTTGCCGTCGTAGCGGATGGTCCCGCCGGTGACCTCGTAGCCGGGATGGCCCGCGAGCACCCGCGCCAGCGTGCTCTTGCCCGACCCGTTCGGGCCCATGATCGCGTGCACCTCGCCCGCGTTCACGTCGAGCGACAAGCCCTTCAGGATGTCCTTGCCTTCCGCCCGCGCGTGCAAATCTCGAATCTCAAGCAACATGGTTCCTGCGCCTCGTGACTCAGTGCCCGGCGGCACTTCCCGCGCCGCCCGCACGAACTTCCCCACCTTCGCCCGACAGGAAAAGCAGACGAGCGTCAGCTCGTTCCTTGAACCTGTCGTACCGGTCGTACATGTTGTACCCGTGGTCTAGCCAACCGATCCTTCCAGGCTGATCGACAGCAGCTTCTGGGCTTCCACGGCGAACTCCATCGGCAGCTCGCGGAACACCTCCTTGCAGAAGCCGCTCACGATCATGTTCACGGCGTCTTCCATCGAGATGCCGCGCTGGCGGCAATAGAAGAGCTGGTCTTCGCCGATCTTCGACGTGGAGGCCTCGTGCTCCACCTTCGCCGACGTGTTCCTGATCTCGAGATAGGGGAACGTGTGCGCGCCGCACTTGTCACCGATGAGCAGCGAGTCGCACTGCGAGTAGTTGCGCGCACCGTGCGCGTGCTTGCCGATGCGCACCGCGCCCCGGTACGTGTTCTGCCCGTGGCCGGCGGAGATGCCCTTCGAGACGATCGTGCTCCGCGTGTTCCGCCCGAGGTGGATCATCTTCGTGCCGGTGTCGGCCTGCTGCCGGTTGTTCGTCGTCGCGACCGAGTAGAACTCGCCGACCGAGTTGTCTCCCTGCAGGATGCAGCTCGGATACTTCCACGTGATCGCCGAGCCGGTCTCGACCTGCGTCCAGGTGATCTTCGCGTTCGCCATCGCCTTGCCGCGCTTGGTGACGAAGTTGTAGATGCCGCCCTTGCCCTCGGCGTCGCCCGGATACCAGTTCTGGATGGTCGAGTACTTGATGGTCGAGCCCTCCAGCGCGACGAGCTCGACGACCGCCGCGTGCAACTGGTGCTCGTCCCGCATGGGCGCCGTGCAGCCCTCCAGGTAGCTCACGTGCGCGCCCGCGTCGGCGACGATGAGCGTCCGCTCGAACTGCCCGGTGTTGCGGGCGTTGATGCGGAAATAGGTGGACAGCTCCATCGGGCACCGCACGCCCTTCGGGATGTAGACGAACGAGCCGTCGCTGAAGACCGCGGAGTTCAGCGTCGCGTAGAAGTTGTCCGTGTACGGCACGACCGAGCCGAGATACGTCTTCACCAGCTCGGGATGGTGCTTCACCGCTTCCGAGAAGGAGCAGAAGACGATCCCCAGCTCCGCCAGCTTCTCGCGGAACGTCGTCGCCACCGACACGCTGTCGAAGACGGCGTCGACCGCCACGCCGGAGAGCAGCAACTGCTCTTCCAGCGGAATGCCGAGCTTCTCGAACGTGCGCCGCACCTCGGGATCGACCTCGTCGATGCTCTTGAGCTGCGGCTTCTTCTTCGGCGCCGAGTAGTAGCTGATCGCGTTGTAGTCGATCGGCGCGATCGACAGGTTGTGCCAAGTCGGCACGGCCATGGCCTGCCAGGCGCGGTACGACTTCAGCCGGAACTCCAGCAGCCACGCCGGCTCTTCCTTGATCGCCGACAGCCGCCGGATGACGTCCTCGTTGAGCCCAGGAGGAAACGTGTCGGCCTCGACGGCCGTCTCGAACCCGTACTTGTACTCGCGCGTCGCGAGCTGCTCGATGGTCTCAGTGGATGTGGACATAGTTTCCTGGCGTGGGCCCACCCCACGCATCGACCGCGCCGGCCTGGCTGCGGTCGTCGTTGATTGCTGACGCCCCGGCTCCGGGGCCCTCGCGGCGTCCTAGACCGAGAAGGACGTGCCGCACCCGCAGGTGCTCTTCGCGTGCGGGTTCTGAAAGACGAAGCCGCGGCTGAGCAGACCCGTGTCGTAATCGAGCGTCGTGCCGTCGAGCAGCCGATGGCTCCGCGGATCGATCCACACGCGGACGCCGCCAGGCCCGTCGAACACGAGGTCGCCGTCGCGAGGCTCCGGCTCCCAGGCGAAGACGTACTCGAACCCCGAACAGCCGCCGGCCTTCACGCCGACGCGCAGGCCCGTGGCCTCGGTGTACTGCTTCTCCAGCAGCCGCCGGATCTGGGCTGCCGCGTTGTCGGTCACGCTGATCATCGCTTCGGATTCCGCATCATCACCGGCACCAGGTCCGGTTCGCTGTTCATGTCCCGCGCCAGCTCGGCGACCGACGTCGCCGCCAACGCGGAGACGATCCGATCCTTGATGCGCCACAACGGATCGCGGATGTTGCACTTCGCGTACTGGTCGCAGCTCTGGTCGCTCGTGGAGCAGGCCGTCACCGTGAGCGGCCCGTCCACGGCCTGAATCACGTCGGCCACCGACATCAGCTCCGCCGGCCGGCTCAAGCCGTAGCCGCCGCGCGTGCCCTGATGGGAAGCCAGGAGCTTGGCACGCACGAGCTTCTGCAGCACCTTCGCCAGCAGCTCCGAGGGAATGTCGTACGTCTCGGCGAGCTCTCGAGCCGGCACCGATCCGCGATCGATGTTCGCGGCCAGATGCCGCATCGCGAGCAGGGCGTAATCCGCTTTCTTCGACAGGCGCAGCATGGGGAACTGCCGGCCGGTAATATCCGACCGAACGAGTCCATCTTAACGGGCTCTGCGAGGATCGGCAAGCGGCCGATGGACGCCAACTCGTTGATGAGACAGTTCTTATTAGCGACGCCATCTTTCCGCTCCCGCGCCGGTCACTCTGTGTGACCATACCTGTCACACCGTGCCGCCTATACTCGGCCCATGCTCGTGACGGTCCTGTCGGCCGCCCTCGGCGCGCTCGCGGGCGCGGCCGTGGTCCTGGTCCTCTGGCTGCGCGATCGCGCCGCGCTCGCCGCCGACAGCGCGCGGCTGGCCGCGGAACGCGAGGCCGCCATTCGCGCCGTCGAGCACCAGCGCGTCGAGCTCGCCGAGCGGCAGGCCCAGCTTCGCGACGCGTTCGCGGCGCTCTCACGCGCCGCGCTCCGCGAGAACCGGCAGGACTTCCTGGAGAACGCCCAAGCGATCATCACGCCCGTCAGAGAGACGCTCGATCGCGTGGAGCGCCATCTCTCCGACGTCGATCGCGCGCGCGAAGGCTCGTTCCAGGCCGTCGCCTCGCAGCTCGGGTTGCTGCAGCTCGCGCAGGAGCAGCTTCGGAGCACGGCGGAGGGCTTGTCGCGCTCGCTCGGCTCGCCGAACGTTCGCGGCGCGTGGGGCGAGATCCAACTGCGCCGGATCGTGGAGCTGGCCGGCATGCTGCCCTTCTGCGATTTCGTGGAGAAGCAGAGCCTGACGTCGGACGCGGGCGCGCGCCAGACACCCGACCTCATCGTCAGGCTTCCCGGAGACGCCACGATCGTCGTCGATTCGAAGGTGCCAATCCAGGCGTACCGCGACGCGGTGAACGCGTCGGACCCGGCGATCCGTGAACAGGGGTTCGCGGCGCACATCCGTCAGGTTCGGGATCACATCCGCGCGCTCGGTGCGAAGGAATACTGGCGGCAGTTCCAGCCCGCGCCCGACTTCGTCGTGATGTTCCTGCCGCTCGAGCCGCTGCTGTCGGCGGCGTTCGAACGCGACGAAGCGCTGTTCGACGTGGCCGCAGCGCAGCGCGTGATCCCGGCCACGCCGATGACGCTGCTCGCGCTGCTGAAAGCCGTCGCGTCGGGCTGGCGCCAGCAACAGCTCGCGCGAAACGCCGAGGAGATCCAGCAGCTCGGCCGTGACCTCTACGAACGGCTGGCGACGATGATCGGCCACCTCGAGGACGTGGGACGGAACATCCGGCAGGCCGGCGAGAGCTACGACCGGTTCGTCGGCTCGCTCGAGCACAAGGTGCTGCCGAGCGCGAGACGCTTCAAGGATCTCGGCGTGACGTCCACGAAGTCGCTGCAAGAGATCGAGCCGCTGCACGTCGCCGTCCGGGCCGTGGTCAAGCCCGAGCTGGCCGGGCGCGACGACGTGGATCTGCTCGAAGCGGCTCTCGGCCGCGACGACGGATAGCTACTTCAGCTCGACGGTCAGCACGACCCTGGCCTGGATTTCGATCTCGCCGGGGGCGATCGGCGTCTGCACGTCGGCGGGCGCGGCCGCCGCACGCATCGAGAACATCGGCTGCGGCGCGCCGCCGCCGCTCGACGGCTCCTCGATGCGCAGGATCTGGCCGAGCTGACGTCCGGCGCCGGCGGCCATCGCCCTGGCGCGGCTCATCGCCGCCTCGACCGCCAGCTTCAGCGCTTCCTGTTGCACCGCAGGTTCGTCCTTCAAATCGAATCGCGGGCCGTGCACCGACAGCACGACGCCTCGCGGGCTGTTGAGCGCGTCGAGCAGCTCCGGCAGGCGATCGAGGTCGTCCACCCGCACGTCGATCTGGTTGCGGACGACATAGCCGCGCAGCGTACCCTTTCCGTCGCGCCAGTCCATCTCGGGCGCAATGGAGAACGCGGTCGTTCGAATCGCGCTCGCCGGCACGCCCGCGCCTTTGACGATGCCCTGCACGGCCGTCATCGTCTCGGCGTTCCGGCGGCGCGCTTCGGCGGGACGGGCATCGCGCGTCTCGATCGCGATCGAGATCGAGGCGCGATCGGGCGGCCGCTTGACGGTCGCCTCGCCCGCCGCGATCACGATCGGAAGAGCGGGCGCGGCAGTCTGAGCCGAAGCGGCCGAGGCGATGCAACCGATCAGGACGGCGAGGAGAACGGCGCGCATAGAGTCTCCCTTCACGATCGAACGATGAGTTTCGGGATCTCGGCGAGCAGGAACGTCGCCACGTCTTCTTCGCTGAGCTCGGCCACCGGTTTGCCCGGCGCGATCGGACGCTCGACGAGGTGGCCGTCGCGCCCGCGCGTGACGCTCGTCCGGCCCAGCACCTCGACCGGCGCTTTCGTTGCGTCCAGGACGAGCTCGACGAACGTCTGCGGCGATTGGTCGGCGTGCAGCCGGACGCT
It includes:
- the sufB gene encoding Fe-S cluster assembly protein SufB, encoding MSTSTETIEQLATREYKYGFETAVEADTFPPGLNEDVIRRLSAIKEEPAWLLEFRLKSYRAWQAMAVPTWHNLSIAPIDYNAISYYSAPKKKPQLKSIDEVDPEVRRTFEKLGIPLEEQLLLSGVAVDAVFDSVSVATTFREKLAELGIVFCSFSEAVKHHPELVKTYLGSVVPYTDNFYATLNSAVFSDGSFVYIPKGVRCPMELSTYFRINARNTGQFERTLIVADAGAHVSYLEGCTAPMRDEHQLHAAVVELVALEGSTIKYSTIQNWYPGDAEGKGGIYNFVTKRGKAMANAKITWTQVETGSAITWKYPSCILQGDNSVGEFYSVATTNNRQQADTGTKMIHLGRNTRSTIVSKGISAGHGQNTYRGAVRIGKHAHGARNYSQCDSLLIGDKCGAHTFPYLEIRNTSAKVEHEASTSKIGEDQLFYCRQRGISMEDAVNMIVSGFCKEVFRELPMEFAVEAQKLLSISLEGSVG
- a CDS encoding DNA recombination protein RmuC produces the protein MLVTVLSAALGALAGAAVVLVLWLRDRAALAADSARLAAEREAAIRAVEHQRVELAERQAQLRDAFAALSRAALRENRQDFLENAQAIITPVRETLDRVERHLSDVDRAREGSFQAVASQLGLLQLAQEQLRSTAEGLSRSLGSPNVRGAWGEIQLRRIVELAGMLPFCDFVEKQSLTSDAGARQTPDLIVRLPGDATIVVDSKVPIQAYRDAVNASDPAIREQGFAAHIRQVRDHIRALGAKEYWRQFQPAPDFVVMFLPLEPLLSAAFERDEALFDVAAAQRVIPATPMTLLALLKAVASGWRQQQLARNAEEIQQLGRDLYERLATMIGHLEDVGRNIRQAGESYDRFVGSLEHKVLPSARRFKDLGVTSTKSLQEIEPLHVAVRAVVKPELAGRDDVDLLEAALGRDDG
- a CDS encoding SIMPL domain-containing protein (The SIMPL domain is named for its presence in mouse protein SIMPL (signalling molecule that associates with mouse pelle-like kinase). Bacterial member BP26, from Brucella, was shown to assemble into a channel-like structure, while YggE from E. coli has been associated with resistance to oxidative stress.); the encoded protein is MRAVLLAVLIGCIASAASAQTAAPALPIVIAAGEATVKRPPDRASISIAIETRDARPAEARRRNAETMTAVQGIVKGAGVPASAIRTTAFSIAPEMDWRDGKGTLRGYVVRNQIDVRVDDLDRLPELLDALNSPRGVVLSVHGPRFDLKDEPAVQQEALKLAVEAAMSRARAMAAGAGRQLGQILRIEEPSSGGGAPQPMFSMRAAAAPADVQTPIAPGEIEIQARVVLTVELK
- a CDS encoding Rrf2 family transcriptional regulator; the encoded protein is MLRLSKKADYALLAMRHLAANIDRGSVPARELAETYDIPSELLAKVLQKLVRAKLLASHQGTRGGYGLSRPAELMSVADVIQAVDGPLTVTACSTSDQSCDQYAKCNIRDPLWRIKDRIVSALAATSVAELARDMNSEPDLVPVMMRNPKR
- a CDS encoding iron-sulfur cluster assembly accessory protein, producing MISVTDNAAAQIRRLLEKQYTEATGLRVGVKAGGCSGFEYVFAWEPEPRDGDLVFDGPGGVRVWIDPRSHRLLDGTTLDYDTGLLSRGFVFQNPHAKSTCGCGTSFSV